In one Brassica oleracea var. oleracea cultivar TO1000 chromosome C9, BOL, whole genome shotgun sequence genomic region, the following are encoded:
- the LOC106316851 gene encoding probable long-chain-alcohol O-fatty-acyltransferase 4 encodes MEEELKNFIKVWFYAIISVSYCYYLSSRIKPGALRLLSVLPVIALFLFIPLFFSSVHFSGASAFFFTWLANFKLILFSFDKGPLYPLPQNLSRFIFFTCFPIKPQQNPKSQNQIPKWVFAIKVLVFGVLLHTYDYKQHLSFTTLLVIYSLHIYLELEILLMLVKVWVFIFLGCDLEPQSNEPYLATSLQDFWGRRWNLMVPAILRPAVYNPVQRMAEWKMSSDHARFLAVLATFLVSGAVHEQIFYYINREMPTGEITWFFVLHGICTAAEVLVKKRTFVGGWKVSPMVSRLLTVGFVVLTSGWLFFPPLIRGGMFVRLPNEALLFIDSVKHKFFTFGS; translated from the coding sequence ATGGAAGAAGAACTCAAGAACTTCATCAAGGTTTGGTTTTATGCAATCATCTCTGTATCTTATTGCTACTACTTATCATCCAGAATCAAACCTGGTGCTTTACGATTACTCTCTGTTCTTCCAGTTATTGCTCTGTTTCTTTTTATTCCTCTGTTTTTCTCCTCTGTTCACTTCTCTGGAGCCTCAGCGTTTTTCTTCACATGGCTCGCCAATTTCAAACTCATCCTCTTCTCCTTCGACAAAGGTCCTCTTTACCCACTTCCCCAAAACCTCTCCCGGTTCATCTTCTTCACTTGCTTCCCCATCAAGCCTCAGCAAAACCCTAAATCTCAAAACCAGATCCCCAAATGGGTTTTCGCCATTAAAGTCCTCGTCTTTGGTGTGTTGTTACATACGTATGATTACAAACAACATTTGTCTTTCACCACGCTATTGGTTATATATTCTCTGCATATATATTTAGAGCTTGAGATTCTCTTAATGCTCGTTAAAGTTTGGGTCTTTATCTTTCTTGGATGCGACCTAGAGCCACAGTCCAATGAACCATACTTAGCCACTTCTCTTCAAGATTTCTGGGGTCGCCGGTGGAACCTCATGGTCCCGGCGATTCTCCGGCCAGCTGTTTACAACCCGGTGCAGCGAATGGCCGAATGGAAAATGAGCTCTGATCATGCTAGGTTTCTGGCGGTTTTGGCGACGTTCTTGGTCTCCGGTGCAGTTCACGAGCAGATTTTCTATTATATTAACCGTGAGATGCCTACAGGAGAAATCACTTGGTTCTTTGTGTTGCATGGAATTTGCACGGCTGCCGAAGTATTGGTGAAGAAGAGGACGTTTGTGGGGGGGTGGAAGGTGAGTCCGATGGTTTCACGACTGCTTACGGTAGGGTTTGTTGTGTTGACCAGTGGATGGTTGTTTTTCCCTCCTCTTATAAGGGGTGGCATGTTTGTGAGACTCCCTAACGAAGCCTTGTTGTTTATTGATTCTGTCAAGCACAAGTTCTTTACGTTTGGGTCATGA
- the LOC106316955 gene encoding probable long-chain-alcohol O-fatty-acyltransferase 3, which translates to MEEELKNFIKVWVSIIISVSYCYYLSTRIKPGVSRLLSVLPVCVLFLLLPLFFSSVHFSGSAAFFFTWLANFKLILFSFDKGPLYPLPQTLSWFIYFTCFTIKSQHNPKSQDDIPKWVFVIKVVVFGVLLRMYDYKQHLSPTMLLIIYSLHIYLELEIGLMLVKALVFISLGCDLEPQSNEPYLATSLQDFWGRRWNLMVTAILRPAVYDPVQRIAEWKMRTDHARFLAVLATFLVSGAVHELIFFYITHEMPTGEVSWFFVLHGVCTAAEVAVKKRTFMRRWKMSHMVSRPLTVGFVVLTTGWLFFPPLIRSGMFEKLPNEVLLFIDFVKPKLFNFSS; encoded by the coding sequence ATGGAAGAAGAACTCAAGAACTTCATCAAGGTCTGGGTTTCTATAATCATCTCTGTATCCTATTGTTACTACCTATCAACCAGAATCAAACCCGGTGTTTCAAGATTACTCTCTGTTCTTCCAGTTTGTGTTCTGTTCCTTCTCCTTCCTCTGTTTTTCTCCTCTGTCCACTTCTCTGGATCCGCAGCGTTTTTCTTCACATGGCTCGCCAATTTCAAACTCATCCTCTTCTCCTTCGACAAAGGTCCTCTTTACCCACTTCCCCAAACTCTCTCCTGGTTCATCTACTTCACTTGCTTCACCATCAAGTCTCAACATAACCCTAAATCTCAAGATGATATCCCCAAATGGGTTTTCGTCATCAAAGTTGTCGTCTTTGGTGTGTTGTTACGTATGTATGATTACAAACAACACTTGTCTCCTACTATGCTATTGATTATATATTCTCTGCATATATATTTGGAGCTTGAGATTGGTTTAATGCTCGTCAAAGCTTTGGTCTTTATCTCTCTCGGATGCGATCTAGAGCCACAGTCCAATGAACCATACTTAGCCACTTCTCTTCAAGACTTCTGGGGTCGCCGGTGGAACCTCATGGTCACTGCGATCCTCAGGCCAGCTGTTTACGACCCTGTGCAGCGAATCGCTGAATGGAAAATGAGAACCGATCATGCTAGGTTTTTGGCGGTTTTGGCGACATTCTTGGTCTCCGGTGCAGTTCACGAGCTGATCTTCTTTTATATTACCCATGAGATGCCTACAGGAGAAGTTAGTTGGTTCTTTGTGTTGCATGGAGTTTGCACGGCCGCGGAAGTAGCAGTAAAGAAGAGGACGTTTATGCGGAGATGGAAGATGAGTCATATGGTTTCACGACCGCTTACGGTAGGGTTTGTAGTTTTGACGACTGGTTGGTTGTTTTTCCCTCCTCTTATAAGAAGTGGCATGTTTGAGAAACTCCCTAACGAAGTCTTGTTGTTCATTGATTTTGTCAAACCCAAGCTTTTTAATTTTAGTTCATGA